One Paenibacillus riograndensis SBR5 DNA segment encodes these proteins:
- a CDS encoding DUF1304 domain-containing protein: MMILSTILVALVALEHVYILILEMFMWATPRAQKAFGTTSQFAKETKSLAANQGLYNGFLAAGLIWGLFHPNDTFGFQLQLFFLICVGVAAVYGSITAKKSILFVQGLPAFAAILAVVLANL, from the coding sequence ATGATGATCTTAAGTACAATACTTGTAGCGCTTGTAGCACTTGAGCATGTGTATATTTTAATCCTGGAGATGTTTATGTGGGCTACCCCAAGAGCGCAGAAGGCGTTCGGGACCACCAGCCAGTTCGCTAAGGAGACGAAATCGCTCGCGGCCAACCAAGGGTTGTATAATGGCTTTCTGGCAGCGGGTTTAATATGGGGCCTGTTCCATCCGAACGATACGTTCGGGTTCCAGCTTCAACTATTTTTTCTGATTTGTGTAGGCGTAGCAGCGGTCTATGGCAGCATCACTGCCAAGAAATCGATTCTGTTCGTCCAGGGCCTTCCGGCCTTCGCGGCTATTCTCGCTGTTGTTCTGGCGAATCTGTGA
- a CDS encoding GNAT family N-acetyltransferase, giving the protein MYIRTLTSADAEIYRELRLQSLLQNPEAFLSTYESEFKISIVTTRIRLEPADDHFTLGAFDTGEKLVGIITFFRESRPKIHHKAHVYSVYVDPGARRQGVGRLLMLELISRAKALPGLEILNLTLTSTNLPAKRLYETLGFICYGTEPKAMKLGEEYLDEDLMYLQIVPEL; this is encoded by the coding sequence TTGTACATAAGAACACTGACTTCCGCCGATGCGGAGATTTACCGCGAACTCCGGCTGCAGTCGCTGCTGCAGAACCCGGAGGCTTTTCTCAGCACTTATGAATCCGAGTTCAAAATCTCCATTGTCACTACACGGATCAGACTGGAACCGGCGGATGATCATTTTACACTGGGAGCCTTTGATACAGGGGAAAAGCTGGTGGGCATCATCACTTTTTTCCGTGAGAGCAGACCGAAGATTCATCATAAAGCCCATGTATATTCCGTATATGTTGATCCGGGCGCCCGCCGGCAGGGAGTGGGACGGCTCCTGATGCTGGAACTGATCAGCCGTGCCAAAGCATTGCCGGGTCTGGAAATTCTTAATCTGACGCTTACCTCCACCAACCTGCCCGCCAAACGGCTGTATGAAACTCTGGGTTTTATCTGCTACGGCACAGAGCCGAAGGCAATGAAGCTGGGGGAGGAATATCTGGATGAGGATCTGATGTATTTGCAGATTGTGCCGGAGCTGTAG
- a CDS encoding ZIP family metal transporter, with protein MATALFGSFLSAMATVLGVVPILFVRRLSELWKDVLVAFTAGIMVSASTFGLMPQAIKESGIIALSLGLITGVLLLDLIENNIPHIDVENKPGFTNMDSKALLVLIALFIHNIPEGLSTGFSYASQQASLGPMVAIAIGAQNMPEGLILAVFLLNSQATRRKALIMAALTGLMEMVSAVIGYFTASYVQNVVGYGLAFAAGAMLFIVYKELIPESHGHGYERPSTYSFIFGLLVMVYITQVYA; from the coding sequence TTGGCAACTGCGCTTTTTGGCAGCTTTTTATCGGCTATGGCTACTGTGCTTGGGGTGGTTCCCATTCTGTTTGTCCGGAGATTGTCCGAGCTGTGGAAGGATGTGCTGGTCGCCTTCACCGCCGGAATTATGGTATCTGCATCCACCTTTGGGTTAATGCCGCAGGCGATCAAGGAGTCGGGAATCATCGCCCTGTCCCTGGGTTTGATTACCGGTGTGCTGCTGCTCGATCTGATTGAGAATAATATTCCCCATATTGATGTAGAGAATAAACCCGGCTTCACCAACATGGATTCCAAAGCGCTGCTCGTGCTGATCGCGCTGTTCATTCATAATATTCCCGAAGGCCTCAGTACAGGCTTCAGCTACGCCAGCCAGCAGGCCAGTCTCGGTCCCATGGTGGCGATCGCCATCGGGGCGCAGAACATGCCGGAGGGACTCATTCTGGCGGTGTTTTTGCTCAATTCCCAAGCGACCCGGCGAAAAGCGCTGATCATGGCCGCCTTGACCGGCCTTATGGAGATGGTATCGGCGGTCATCGGTTATTTTACAGCCAGCTATGTGCAGAATGTAGTAGGGTACGGGCTGGCATTTGCTGCCGGAGCGATGCTCTTCATCGTCTATAAGGAACTGATTCCCGAGAGCCACGGTCATGGTTACGAACGCCCGTCCACCTATTCTTTTATCTTCGGGCTGCTGGTGATGGTGTATATTACGCAAGTTTATGCGTGA
- a CDS encoding aldo/keto reductase, with the protein MKTNRLGNSDLYVSAMGLGCMSLGTDEARAAAIIHEALELGINFLDTADLYDEGRNEEIIGQALRGRRGDVILATKVGNRRIPGQAGWSWDPSKAYIKSAVKGSLRRLQTDYIDLYQLHGGTLEDPIGETIEAFEELKQEGLIRYYGISSIRPNVIREYVSRSHIVSVMSQYSILDRRPEEAVLPLLEQHGIGLIARGPLAGGILTGHGGSKAHREYLGYSSEELPLLHEHLLEQTGPSRTLTEAALHYPLANPAVAAVIPGASSLEQLRLNAAAAASAPLTPAELAAFRAASKSNRYAQHR; encoded by the coding sequence ATGAAGACAAACCGTTTAGGAAATTCCGATTTATACGTAAGCGCCATGGGACTAGGCTGCATGTCTCTCGGAACAGATGAGGCCAGGGCTGCCGCAATCATTCACGAAGCGCTGGAGCTGGGCATCAACTTCCTGGATACCGCTGACCTTTATGATGAAGGGCGCAATGAAGAAATTATCGGCCAGGCACTGCGCGGGCGCCGCGGGGATGTTATTCTTGCCACCAAAGTGGGCAACCGCAGAATTCCCGGACAAGCGGGCTGGAGCTGGGACCCTTCCAAAGCCTATATCAAATCGGCAGTAAAGGGCAGTCTGCGCCGATTACAGACCGATTATATAGACCTGTACCAGTTGCACGGAGGAACTCTCGAGGATCCGATCGGCGAGACGATTGAAGCCTTTGAGGAGCTGAAGCAGGAAGGTCTTATCCGGTACTATGGCATTTCCTCCATCCGTCCGAATGTAATCCGCGAATATGTCTCCCGCTCCCATATTGTCAGCGTCATGAGCCAGTACAGCATTCTGGACCGGCGGCCGGAGGAAGCGGTACTGCCGCTGCTGGAACAGCATGGCATTGGCCTGATTGCCCGGGGGCCGCTGGCCGGGGGCATATTAACCGGGCATGGCGGCAGCAAAGCACACCGGGAATATCTCGGTTACAGCAGCGAGGAACTGCCCCTGCTCCACGAACACCTGCTGGAGCAGACCGGTCCCTCCCGCACCCTGACGGAGGCGGCCCTGCATTATCCGCTGGCAAACCCGGCGGTGGCTGCGGTTATTCCGGGGGCGAGCAGCCTGGAGCAGCTGCGGTTGAATGCAGCGGCAGCTGCGTCGGCCCCGCTTACTCCGGCAGAGCTGGCAGCCTTCCGGGCTGCCAGCAAAAGCAACCGGTACGCGCAGCACCGGTAG
- a CDS encoding aldo/keto reductase: MYSANSERYSQMKYNRTGRSGLLLPAISLGLWHNFGGNDVFENGRAMIRRAFDLGITHFDLANNYGPPAGSAEESFGQILRKDLAAYRDELIISSKAGYYMWPGPYGEWGSKKYLVSSLDQSLKRMGLDYVDIFYHHRPDPNTPLEETMSALDLLVRQGKALYVGISNYNAEQAREAAQILRRLGTPCLIHQPNYSMMSRWIEDGLQDVLAEEGIGTIAFSPLQKGILTDRYLKGITPDSRAAGPSVFLSEKEITAEVIGKVSKLNELAAARGQKMSQLALSWVLRGGKVTSALIGASKVSQIEDAVASLNAPELSAEELEQIENILRG, translated from the coding sequence ATGTATTCTGCAAATTCTGAACGTTACAGCCAGATGAAATATAACCGTACCGGCCGCAGCGGCCTGCTCCTGCCCGCAATCTCGCTTGGACTATGGCATAACTTTGGCGGCAATGATGTGTTCGAGAACGGCCGCGCCATGATCAGAAGGGCCTTCGACCTGGGGATTACCCACTTTGACCTGGCCAATAACTACGGCCCGCCGGCCGGCTCCGCCGAAGAGAGCTTCGGGCAAATCCTGCGCAAAGATCTCGCCGCTTACCGCGACGAGCTGATCATCTCCAGCAAAGCCGGCTACTATATGTGGCCAGGCCCTTATGGCGAATGGGGCTCGAAGAAATACCTCGTTTCCAGCCTCGACCAGAGCCTGAAGCGGATGGGACTGGACTATGTGGATATTTTCTATCATCACCGTCCCGACCCGAACACACCGCTGGAGGAAACGATGTCCGCACTGGACCTGCTGGTGCGCCAGGGCAAGGCGCTGTATGTCGGCATCTCCAACTACAATGCCGAACAAGCGCGTGAAGCGGCGCAGATTCTGCGCCGCCTGGGCACACCTTGCCTGATCCATCAGCCGAATTATTCCATGATGTCGCGCTGGATTGAAGACGGGCTGCAGGATGTGCTCGCCGAAGAAGGCATCGGCACCATCGCCTTCTCGCCGCTGCAAAAAGGCATCCTGACCGACCGCTACCTCAAAGGCATCACGCCGGATTCCCGCGCGGCCGGACCCAGCGTGTTCCTCTCCGAGAAGGAGATCACCGCAGAGGTCATTGGCAAAGTAAGCAAGCTGAATGAGCTCGCTGCCGCACGCGGGCAAAAAATGTCGCAGCTGGCCTTGTCATGGGTTCTCCGTGGCGGCAAAGTCACTTCGGCCCTGATCGGTGCCAGCAAGGTCAGCCAGATCGAAGACGCGGTTGCCTCCCTGAACGCGCCTGAGCTCAGCGCGGAGGAGCTGGAGCAAATCGAGAATATTTTGCGGGGATAA
- a CDS encoding AraC family transcriptional regulator, whose protein sequence is MAIFKYNSERPFRGNPDLHLHYWGREECAPGHSVGPGVRDLYKIHFIHAGTGRVTVGRETHMLQPGQAFLTYPHIVTHYAADMDQPWTYSWVAFTGEEIGYLLSKTSLSPEHPVFPMDDSLMPALYDRLSAAADYKDSLDLPLKAIMYEFFGLLVRMVPAAAHPIPLPRQKSIYVEQCLHYLHAHYCENVTVECMSSSLKLDRKYLSALFKKTVGLPPQQYLLNFRIAKACELLTETPCTIGEISRSVGYQDPLLFSRMFKKVKGCSPKEYRIRHAGNDIVL, encoded by the coding sequence ATGGCTATATTCAAATATAATTCAGAGCGCCCTTTCCGGGGCAATCCCGATCTGCATCTTCATTATTGGGGCCGTGAAGAGTGTGCTCCCGGACACAGCGTTGGCCCCGGCGTGCGGGACCTGTACAAAATCCATTTCATTCATGCCGGAACCGGCCGGGTCACAGTCGGGAGAGAAACCCACATGCTGCAGCCCGGTCAGGCGTTCCTGACTTATCCTCATATCGTTACTCATTATGCCGCAGATATGGATCAGCCCTGGACCTATTCATGGGTTGCTTTTACGGGAGAGGAAATCGGTTATCTGCTGTCCAAAACCTCGCTCTCGCCGGAGCATCCCGTCTTCCCGATGGATGATTCGCTTATGCCCGCACTCTATGACCGGCTTAGCGCGGCTGCGGACTATAAGGACAGTCTTGATCTGCCTCTTAAGGCGATCATGTATGAGTTCTTCGGGCTGCTGGTGCGCATGGTTCCGGCGGCTGCCCATCCCATCCCGCTCCCCCGTCAAAAAAGTATCTATGTGGAGCAGTGTCTGCATTATCTGCATGCCCATTACTGTGAGAATGTGACTGTAGAGTGCATGTCCTCCTCCCTGAAGCTGGACCGCAAATATTTATCGGCATTGTTCAAAAAAACCGTCGGCCTGCCGCCGCAGCAGTACCTGCTTAATTTCCGCATCGCCAAGGCATGTGAGCTGCTGACGGAGACCCCCTGCACAATCGGTGAAATTTCACGCTCTGTCGGCTATCAGGACCCGCTGCTGTTCTCCCGCATGTTCAAGAAAGTCAAAGGCTGCTCGCCCAAGGAGTACCGCATCCGCCATGCCGGTAATGACATTGTTCTATAA